A stretch of the Lolium perenne isolate Kyuss_39 chromosome 3, Kyuss_2.0, whole genome shotgun sequence genome encodes the following:
- the LOC127343852 gene encoding protein NRT1/ PTR FAMILY 4.5 has protein sequence MEHEEMSKVTEATGKVDSMEFKGDGQTIEANNKVGTLEAVEGKTYEVIEGKVDWRGRPAVRGRHGGVGNSFFILSNFGLENLASLSLAVNLIMYFMLIMHINLADASNLLTNYMGTSYMIAVLITAFADTFVGRYQTVIISSMVEIIGLLLLTLQAHYEKLMPPKCNWPLPPCEKVSGNNEILLYAALYLIAIGSAGIKAALPAHCADQFEEKHPKEKRQMSSFFNWLLLALCIGGAFSVTFFVWIQNKKGWDKGFGGATGVMGLALIAFLIGLPRYRIYTAQGSSALLEIFRVYVAAIRNWNLELPENPEELYEISRSKASPETEFVPHRNKPFRFLDRAAIVQTPAGEAPNPWRQCRVTQVEYAKTVLAMVPIFCSAIIMGTCLAQFQTFSIQQGSTMDTRLGPYLTMPPASLPIIPLGMLIFIVPIYERVFVPFARRITGHPNGIPYLQRVGVGLVLCIISMCLAAVVEMYRKRVAREHDMLDAIPTIQMLPMSCFWLAPQYAVFGVADMFTFIGLLEFFYSQAPPPLKSMSSAFLWGALSLGYYFSTIIVKAVNAATKNYTTSRGWLQGNNINRNHLDLFFWLLAVLSFLNFLNYLYWSSWYKYVKQQDQPKDVSEQPEQV, from the exons ATG GAGCACGAGGAGATGAGCAAAGTCACTGAAGCCACCGGCAAAGTAGACTCCATG GAATTCAAGGGAGATGGCCAAACAATTGAAGCGAACAACAAG GTGGGTACACTTGAGGCCGTTGAAGGGAAAACGTACGAAGTTATCGAAGGAAAGGTTGATTGGAGGGGAAGACCTGCCGTGCGAGGGCGCCATGGCGGTGTTGGCAATTCGTTCTTCATTCTGT CGAACTTTGGACTTGAGAACCTTGCGTCTTTGTCTCTGGCGGTGAACCTTATCATGTACTTCATGTTGATTATGCACATCAACCTGGCCGATGCCTCCAACCTGCTGACCAACTACATGGGCACGAGCTACATGATCGCAGTGCTCATCACCGCCTTCGCGGACACCTTCGTCGGACGGTACCAGACTGTGATCATATCGTCGATGGTTGAGATCATC GGACTCCTGCTGCTGACGCTGCAAGCTCACTACGAGAAGCTGATGCCGCCGAAGTGCAACTGGCCGTTGCCGCCGTGTGAGAAGGTGAGCGGCAACAACGAGATCCTCCTCTACGCGGCGCTGTACCTGATCGCGATCGGCTCGGCGGGTATCAAGGCGGCGCTGCCGGCGCACTGCGCCGACCAGTTCGAGGAGAAGCACCCCAAGGAGAAGCGCCAGATGTCCAGCTTCTTCAACTGGCTGCTGCTCGCCTTGTGCATCGGCGGGGCCTTCAGCGTCACCTTCTTCGTCTGGATCCAGAACAAAAAGGGCTGGGACAAGGGGTTCGGGGGCGCGACAGGCGTCATGGGACTCGCTCTCATCGCCTTCCTCATAGGCCTGCCGCGGTACCGGATTTACACCGCACAGGGCAGCAGCGCGCTGCTTGAAATCTTCCGG GTGTACGTTGCTGCAATCAGGAACTGGAACCTGGAGCTCCCTGAGAATCCTGAGGAGCTATACGAGATCAGCAGAAGCAAAGCTTCCCCTGAGACGGAGTTCGTGCCCCATAGAAACAAGCCATTCAG GTTCTTGGACAGGGCAGCTATAGTTCAGACACCGGCAGGCGAGGCGCCAAACCCGTGGCGTCAGTGCCGGGTGACGCAGGTTGAGTACGCCAAGACAGTGCTGGCCATGGTGCCCATCTTCTGCAGCGCCATCATAATGGGCACCTGCCTCGCCCAGTTCCAGACCTTCTCCATCCAGCAGGGCTCCACCATGGACACGAGGCTCGGCCCGTACCTGACGATGCCGCCGGCGTCGCTGCCCATCATACCGCTGGGCATGCTCATCTTCATCGTGCCCATCTACGAGCGCGTCTTCGTGCCCTTCGCGCGGCGCATCACGGGCCACCCGAACGGCATCCCCTACCTGCAGCGCGTCGGCGTCGGCCTCGTGCTCTGCATCATCTCCATGTGCCTCGCCGCCGTGGTGGAGATGTACCGCAAGAGGGTGGCCAGAGAGCACGACATGCTGGACGCGATCCCGACGATTCAGATGCTGCCCATGTCCTGTTTCTGGCTGGCCCCGCAGTACGCCGTGTTCGGCGTCGCCGACATGTTCACCTTCATCGGCCTGCTCGAGTTCTTCTACTCGCAGGCGCCGCCCCCGCTCAAGTCCATGTCGTCCGCGTTCTTATGGGGCGCCCTATCGCTCGGCTACTACTTCAGCACCATCATCGTCAAAGCAGTCAACGCGGCCACCAAGAACTACACCACCAGCAGAGGCTGGCTGCAGGGCAACAACATCAACCGGAACCACCTCGACCTCTTCTTCTGGCTGCTCGCCGTGCTCAGCTTCCTCAACTTCCTCAACTACCTCTACTGGTCCAGCTGGTACAAGTACGTTAAGCAACAAGACCAGCCCAAGGATGTGTCGGAGCAGCCGGAGCAAGTGTGA
- the LOC127343853 gene encoding oil body-associated protein 2A-like, which produces MASSDKKPLPTPASTGGDGGPPGKPTTMSTMMLDKGAAALQSLRPVKQINQHVCTFALYAHDPHRQVETHHYVSRLTQDVLQCPVYDSDDKNARLIGVEYIVSRKIFEALPKEEQRLWHSHAHEIKAGLWASPRVPDLLEKTELDHMAGTFGKFWCTWQVDRGDRLPLGAPALMVSPQAERIATVLPDLVRKRDQKYGFSTEELKAARADVEAPADPRPGQADYWVRHHKGFALDVVPHEMKRHAPFP; this is translated from the exons ATGGCGTCTAGCGACAAGAAGCCTCTGCCGACGCCGGCCTCAACAGGAGGCGACGGCGGCCCGCCGGGGAAGCCAACGACCATGTCGACGATGAtgctcgacaagggcgcggcggcGCTGCAGTCGCTACGCCCGGTGAAGCAGATCAATCAGCACGTGTGCACGTTCGCGCTGTACGCGCACGACCCGCACCGGCAGGTGGAGACCCACCACTACGTCTCCCGCCTCACCCAGGACGTCCTCCAGTGCCCCGTCTACGACTCCGACGACAAGAACGCTCGCCTCATCG GCGTGGAGTACATCGTGTCGAGGAAGATCTTCGAGGCGCTGCCGAAGGAGGAGCAGAGGCTGTGGCACTCGCACGCGCACGAGATCAAGGCGGGGCTGTGGGCGAGCCCGCGGGTGCCGGACCTACTGGAGAAGACGGAGCTGGACCACATGGCCGGCACCTTCGGCAAGTTCTGGTGCACCTGGCAGGTCGACCGCGGCGACCGCCTCCCGCTCGGCGCGCCCGCGCTCATGGTGTCGCCCCAGGCTGAGCGCATCGCCACCGTGCTCCCTGACCTCGTGAGGAAGCGCGACCAGAAGTAcggcttctccacggaggagctGAAGGCGGCGAGGGCCGACGTGGAGGCGCCGGCGGATCCGCGCCCGGGCCAGGCAGACTACTGGGTCCGCCACCACAAGGGGTTCGCCCTGGACGTCGTGCCGCACGAGATGAAGCGCCACGCGCCGTTCCCGTGA
- the LOC127343851 gene encoding MACPF domain-containing protein CAD1, whose translation MSLAGSALEAALQAVGRGLDAAGDHRLLYCKGAGRLVALDEARARDLPLAGGLLCGVPPDVEVEAYRGSPERSRPVSPGGPLDEPFVCSFHKMAEHFNRKAGLLETVPLGSFNSLFSFTGSWKNDAAATKSLAIDGYSVPLYRVKIANDELTLQESVKLAIPYTWDPSALASFVENYGTHIITSVMVGGKDEVYIKQHSSSQLSELEFRNYVREIGNERFSGAESKSNEPPINYSEKDMTVIFRRRGGCDLVQSSIEWIKTVPSAPDVIGMTFLPIVSLVDDVPGKKHIARAIDLYLTYKPPVEELQYFLDFQVQLVWAPVPPGIAGQNRKEPVCPSLQFSLMGPKLFVSTEQISVGRRPVTGLRLCLEGTKQNRLTIHLQHLGSLPKIFVPHWDAHITIGPPKWQGPEEQDSRWFEPIKWKNFAHVSTAPIEYTETNITDLSGVYIVTGAQLGVWDFGAKSVLHLKLLFSRVPGCTIRRSVWDHSPISSMQRTDESSSSSSDNSKLLKIVDMTETLKGPQDAPGHWLVTGAKLGVEKGRIIVRAKYSLLNY comes from the exons ATGAGCCTCGCCGGGTCCGCCCTGGAGGCGGCCCTGCAGGCGGTGGGGCGCGGCCTCGACGCCGCCGGCGACCACCGCCTGCTCTACTGCAAGGGCGCCGGCAGGCTCGTGGCGCTCGACGAGGCCCGCGCGCGGGACCTGCCCCTCGCCGGCGGCCTGCTCTGCGGCGTGCCCCCGGACGTCGAGGTCGAGGCCTACCGCGGCAGCCCCGAGCGCAGCCGCCCGGTCTCCCCTGGCGGCCCCCTCGACGAGCCCTTCGTATGCAGCTTCCACAAG ATGGCCGAACATTTCAACCGGAAGGCGGGCCTGCTGGAAACAGTACCGCTGGGCTCCTTCAACTCGCTCTTCAGCTTCACCGGTTCTTGGAAGAACGACGCGGCCGCGACAAAGTCCCTCGCCATCGACGGCTACTCCGTGCCGCTGTATAGAGTTAAGATAGCTAACGATGAACTGACTCTGCAAGAGAGTGTAAAGCTCGCGATTCCGTATACTTGGGATCCATCAGCATTGGCTAG CTTTGTTGAGAACTACGGCACGCATATTATTACTTCTGTGATGGTTGGTGGTAAGGATGAGGTATACATAAAGCAGCACTCCTCGTCCCAACTGTCTGAATTGGAGTTCAGAAATTATGTGAGGGAAATTGGGAATGAAAGATTCTCGGGTGCGGAAAGCAAGTCAAATGAACCCCCCATCAATTATAGTGAGAAG GATATGACAGTAATCTTCAGAAGGAGGGGAGGTTGCGATCTTGTTCAAAGTTCTATTGAATGGATAAAAACTGTTCCCTCAGCACCAGATGTCATAGGCATGACATTTCTCCCTATTGTTTCCCTTGTTGATGATGTACCTGGGAAGAAGCACATTGCTCGTGCAATTGATCTATACTTGACAT ACAAACCTCCGGTTGAAGAGTTACAATACTTCTTAGATTTCCAAGTTCAACTAGTTTGGGCTCCAGTACCACCGGGTATTGCTGGTCAAAACAGAAAGGAACCTGTGTGCCCATCACTTCAGTTCAGCTTGATGGGTCCAAAGCTCTTTGTTAGCACAGAACAG ATATCTGTTGGGCGTAGACCAGTCACTGGCCTCAGGCTGTGCTTGGAAGGAACAAAACAAAACCGTTTGACTATTCATTTGCAGCACCTTGGTTCCTTGCCAAAAATATTTGTACCTCATTGGGATGCGCATATCACGATTGGGCCACCGAAATGGCAAGGGCCGGAAGAGCAGGATAGCCGATGGTTTGAACCAATCAAGTGGAAGAATTTTGCTCATGTCAGCACTGCGCCCATAGAGTACACCGAAACAAATATCACAGACCTGTCTGGCGTTTATATTGTCACGGGTGCACAGTTGGGAGTGTGGGATTTTGGTGCAAAGAGTGTGCTACACCTTAAACTGTTGTTCTCCAGAGTTCCTGGGTGCACAATTAGGAGATCAGTGTGGGATCACAGTCCAATTTCTTCGATGCAAAGAACAGATGAATCTTCATCATCCTCAAGTGATAATTCTAAACTTCTGAAGATTGTTGACATGACAGAGACGCTGAAGGGCCCACAGGATGCTCCTGGCCACTGGCTGGTCACAGGAGCAAAATTAGGTGTGGAGAAGGGAAGGATTATTGTGCGTGCGAAGTACTCCTTGTTAAATTATTGA